Within Burkholderia cepacia GG4, the genomic segment AACGCACTCCGGAGCCCGCGATGCCGCAAGACCGTCACCTGACCCTGTACCACTCTCCGCGCAGCCGATCGGCCGGCGCGCGGATGCTGCTCGAGGAACTGAGCGCCGACTATGAACTGCACGCGTTCGAGCTCTCCGCCGGGAAACACCATGAACCCGACTACCTCGCCATCAACCCGATGGGCAAGGTTCCCGCACTGCGCCACGGCGACGTGATCGTCACCGAGCAGGCTGCCGTCTACATGTACGCGGCGGAACTGTATCCGGAGGCCGGCCTGTCGCCGGCGCCGGGCGATTCGCTGCGTGGACCGTATCTGCGCTGGATGACGTTCTATGGTTCGTGCCTGGAGCCGGCCATCGTCGACCGCTCGATGAATCGCCCGCCCGCGGCCTATTCCACGTCGCCCTACGGCGACTTCGATGCCGTCATCAACGCGATCGATGCACAACTGGCGAAGGGGCCCTACCTGCTGGGCGAGCGCTTTACGGCGGTCGATGTGCTGTGGGGCTCGGCGCTGAACTGGACCACGATGTTCAAGCTGGTACCCGAGACGCCGCGCATTCGCGCCTATATCGACCGCGTGCTTGCTCGCCCGGCCATCCAGCGCGCGCAGGCGGCAGATGCGGCGCTGGCGGCGGAACAGGACAAGGCCAAAGCGGCAGCCGCAGTTGCCAAGTAGTCCGGTGCAGGGCGGACCTTGACGCAAGTTCAGCCCGCCTCCCGGTCAAAACATCGTATGCACCCCGACCCGCGCCACCGCCTGACTCGCTGAACTCGACGCCCCATTCGGATCGAGCACACCGTTGATCTGCGCGTTCGCGCCGCTGTTCGCGCGTTGATAATCCGCGGACACATAAACCATCGTCCGCTTCGTCAACAGGTATTGCAGCGCGACGCTGACCTGATGCGCATGGTTGTCGTTCACGGCCTCGTTGCCCTTCATGTACATGTACTTCGCGCCGAGAAAGACGTCCGGCCTGATCCGCCACACGCCACCGGCTTCGGCCATCCACACGGCGGCGTCGTTGAACGAATTGCGCACGGTAGTCAGCAACGCCTTCGCAGTCACCGCACCGAAGTCATAGTGCATCCCGACGCCCCAGTTGCGCACACTGGTCGACGGCGTACCGGGCGCCGGACCGTACTTCTCGTTCGTATAGGCCGCGCCGATCCCGAACGCGCCGACTTCATAGTTCAACCCGGCACTCACGGTATTGTCCGCGCCGACGGAACCGGCCACGCCGCCGAACGCATACATCACACCACCGGAAAACCCCGCGATCGTCGGCGAACTGTATTTGACCGAATTCGCAACCGGCTTGCTGCCTGCCGTGCGGTCCCAGTCGAACGCGCCGGTCGGGTTACCCGGAAGCGCAAGCCGCTGAAACGGACCATTCCGGAATCCGTACAGCCCCGAGAGATCCATCGAAATCGCATTCCCCTTCGCAAACAGGGAATCCACCATGAAGTCGTATTGATTCCCCAGCCTGACGCTGCCGAACCGGTCGCTCTCGATGCCCACGTATGCATTGCGCCCGAAGATTCCGGTCCCGATGATGGCGCCGTTCGCCATCGAGAACTGGTTCACGAGCGCGAACGTCGCGTGATATCCGCCGCCGAGGTCTTCCGTGCCGCGGAAGCCGAACAGGTTCGGGGTGAAGATGCCGTCGTCGAACTTGACGTTCTTCCCTCCGCCCTCGTTGCTGACATACGAGATACCGCTGTCGATCAGACCGAACATGGTCACGCTGCTCTGTGCGTACGCACCCTGCGCGATGGCAAGCATCGCGACAACTCCAAACCTGAGTTTCATTGTGTCTCCGTCTTTTTTCTGTCAATGCGAACCGGGCGCCCACTGTCTCGCGGGTACTCGCCCGATGCTTCGTGAAACAACGACTTCCCCAGCCCGGCTTCGCTTTCATCCGGGTCGCAAAAACGACGCCTTAATTAGTTTTACTGATTTAATGGAGCGGATCGAACTCCGCTCATTCTCGATTGCATCCAACCTGAAACGATTACCGCATGACCCGAATACCCTTGGTCGACCGCACCGTCCGGATCAGGCACCTCGACAAATCACCCAAGCCGTCGAATCCACCTCGACCGCGACGGCTTCCAGCCCGGCACCCGAACACGGCCCGTCGATACACACACCATCATCGAACCGGAACAGCGCGCTGTGATGCGCACACATCAGCACCTGGGACCGATAGCAAGACACATTGCCCGGCTCGAAATCGAGCGGAACCGAG encodes:
- a CDS encoding Rieske (2Fe-2S) protein is translated as MGATQLCRFSDVPDGGAWVVDEACIGRPVIVVRRGEQVWAYVNRCPHFSVPLDFEPGNVSCYRSQVLMCAHHSALFRFDDGVCIDGPCSGAGLEAVAVEVDSTAWVICRGA
- a CDS encoding porin; the protein is MKLRFGVVAMLAIAQGAYAQSSVTMFGLIDSGISYVSNEGGGKNVKFDDGIFTPNLFGFRGTEDLGGGYHATFALVNQFSMANGAIIGTGIFGRNAYVGIESDRFGSVRLGNQYDFMVDSLFAKGNAISMDLSGLYGFRNGPFQRLALPGNPTGAFDWDRTAGSKPVANSVKYSSPTIAGFSGGVMYAFGGVAGSVGADNTVSAGLNYEVGAFGIGAAYTNEKYGPAPGTPSTSVRNWGVGMHYDFGAVTAKALLTTVRNSFNDAAVWMAEAGGVWRIRPDVFLGAKYMYMKGNEAVNDNHAHQVSVALQYLLTKRTMVYVSADYQRANSGANAQINGVLDPNGASSSASQAVARVGVHTMF
- a CDS encoding glutathione S-transferase family protein, with the protein product MPQDRHLTLYHSPRSRSAGARMLLEELSADYELHAFELSAGKHHEPDYLAINPMGKVPALRHGDVIVTEQAAVYMYAAELYPEAGLSPAPGDSLRGPYLRWMTFYGSCLEPAIVDRSMNRPPAAYSTSPYGDFDAVINAIDAQLAKGPYLLGERFTAVDVLWGSALNWTTMFKLVPETPRIRAYIDRVLARPAIQRAQAADAALAAEQDKAKAAAAVAK